One Sphingomonas sp. FARSPH DNA segment encodes these proteins:
- a CDS encoding type I restriction endonuclease subunit R encodes MSTPEAKARDLIDQQLTAAGWVIQDRTEMDRRASLGVAVREYPFASGPADYLLLVDGKACGIVEAKKEGFTLSGVADQAVGYGAGAPPALATWGAPLRFDYEASGSEILFSDRVDPDQRSRPLFSFHRPDTLHAWLKAGSSIRARLSELPPLDPTGLRECQVEAIEGIEHSLGSGQARSLVQMATGAGKTFTAATLCYRLLAHAGAHRILFLVDRNNLGKQTLKEFQTYRPPGTGRLFTELHNVQRLGPTGLDKANQVVISTIQRVFAQLTGAEISEEDEEQSEFEHAHGPTRTVAYSPALPPETFDFIIVDECHRSIYGSWRQVLDYFDAQIVGLTATPSPATLGFFNRNLVAEYPYERSVADGVNVPFEIYRIRTQIGEHGGRVPAGYSVPRRDKHTRRQRYEQLDDDLVYAGSDLDRSVVVPNQIRTVLEAYRNTLSTELFPGRTEVPKTLIFAKDDHHAEEIVGIAKEVFGKGNDFAKKITYAATEPERILGQFRTEYLPRIAVTVDMIATGTDVKPIEVLLFLRDVRSAIYFEQMRGRGVRSLNPVDLKRVTPDAVAKDRFVLIDAVGVTESDKTITQPLERKRTVSFEKLLEQVASGASDEDTVSSLAHRLSALDRKLSPECRQRVADASQGRSLSELAGSLVDALDQDRIERAEDPAQEAQRLRETALMPFDKPVLRNLLVELKRASEVIIDNLSSDIVISSAFDPAAAERLTTSFRTFIDEQGDDITALQILLGRPAHQARLTYQSLEELRTAMMRPPWLLQPLELWSAYRRLQGDRVRGNPAKALTDIVALVRFAIGGVETLAPLSANMARDFELWLGREKKAGRAYNQTQLGWLEAIRDHLAANIELPLRDLQELPQFERRGGIIAARAAFPGRLDLVIDELTTALVA; translated from the coding sequence ATGAGCACTCCGGAGGCCAAAGCACGAGACCTGATTGACCAGCAGCTTACGGCTGCCGGCTGGGTAATCCAAGATCGCACGGAGATGGATCGCCGTGCATCGCTGGGCGTGGCGGTGCGAGAGTATCCGTTCGCGAGTGGCCCGGCTGATTACCTTCTGTTGGTCGATGGTAAGGCGTGCGGCATTGTTGAGGCGAAGAAGGAAGGCTTCACCCTGTCCGGCGTCGCCGATCAGGCAGTGGGTTATGGAGCAGGAGCCCCGCCAGCGCTTGCGACTTGGGGCGCGCCGCTACGCTTCGACTATGAGGCGAGCGGGTCAGAAATCCTGTTCTCCGACCGCGTAGATCCCGATCAGCGGTCGCGACCATTGTTCAGCTTCCACAGGCCGGACACGCTGCACGCTTGGCTAAAGGCCGGCTCCAGCATCCGCGCGCGCCTGTCCGAGCTGCCGCCCCTCGACCCCACCGGCTTGCGCGAATGCCAGGTCGAGGCGATCGAAGGTATCGAACACTCTCTCGGGTCGGGCCAGGCGCGCAGCCTCGTCCAGATGGCGACCGGCGCGGGCAAGACCTTTACCGCCGCAACCCTTTGCTACCGACTGCTCGCGCATGCCGGCGCGCACCGCATCCTGTTCCTGGTCGACCGCAACAACCTCGGCAAGCAGACGCTTAAGGAGTTCCAGACATACCGGCCGCCGGGCACGGGACGGCTGTTTACCGAATTGCACAACGTTCAGCGGTTGGGACCTACTGGATTGGACAAGGCCAACCAGGTCGTGATCTCCACCATCCAGCGTGTCTTCGCTCAGCTCACCGGCGCCGAGATCTCCGAGGAGGATGAGGAGCAGAGCGAGTTCGAGCACGCCCACGGCCCGACCCGGACCGTTGCCTACAGTCCGGCGCTGCCGCCCGAGACGTTCGATTTCATCATCGTCGATGAGTGCCATCGCTCGATCTACGGCAGCTGGCGGCAGGTGCTCGATTATTTCGATGCTCAGATCGTCGGGCTCACGGCCACGCCCTCGCCGGCGACACTGGGGTTTTTCAATCGAAACCTCGTTGCCGAATACCCTTACGAGCGGTCGGTCGCCGATGGGGTCAACGTGCCTTTCGAGATCTACCGCATACGCACCCAGATCGGCGAGCACGGGGGGCGTGTTCCCGCTGGCTACAGCGTGCCTCGGCGCGACAAACATACCCGGCGCCAGCGCTACGAGCAGCTCGACGACGATTTGGTCTATGCCGGCTCCGATCTCGACCGCTCGGTCGTCGTGCCTAATCAGATCCGCACGGTGCTGGAGGCCTATCGGAACACGCTGTCGACTGAGCTGTTCCCGGGCCGCACGGAAGTGCCCAAAACGCTAATTTTCGCGAAAGACGATCACCACGCTGAGGAGATCGTCGGGATCGCAAAGGAAGTGTTCGGCAAAGGCAACGACTTCGCCAAAAAGATCACCTACGCAGCGACTGAGCCTGAACGCATTCTCGGTCAGTTTCGCACCGAATATCTGCCGCGCATCGCTGTGACCGTCGACATGATCGCGACCGGCACCGACGTGAAGCCGATCGAGGTGCTCCTCTTCCTCCGCGATGTGCGCTCGGCGATCTATTTTGAGCAGATGCGTGGGCGCGGCGTGCGCTCGCTCAACCCGGTCGATCTCAAGCGCGTGACCCCAGACGCTGTCGCGAAGGACCGCTTCGTGCTGATTGACGCAGTAGGCGTGACTGAAAGCGACAAGACGATCACGCAGCCGCTGGAACGTAAGCGCACCGTGTCGTTCGAGAAACTGCTGGAACAAGTCGCCTCGGGTGCAAGCGACGAGGACACCGTCTCCAGTCTCGCACATCGTCTATCAGCGCTCGATCGCAAGCTCAGTCCCGAATGCCGCCAGAGGGTCGCTGATGCGTCACAGGGACGATCTCTGAGCGAATTAGCAGGGTCTCTGGTCGACGCTCTCGATCAGGATCGTATCGAGCGCGCAGAAGACCCCGCGCAGGAGGCGCAGCGTCTGCGCGAGACGGCGTTGATGCCCTTTGATAAACCAGTGTTGCGCAACCTGCTGGTCGAGCTCAAACGCGCAAGTGAGGTGATCATCGATAATCTGTCGAGCGACATCGTCATCTCCTCGGCGTTTGATCCGGCTGCGGCTGAGCGGCTCACGACCAGCTTCCGCACCTTCATTGACGAGCAAGGCGATGACATCACCGCGCTCCAGATCCTGCTCGGCCGGCCTGCGCATCAAGCGCGACTGACCTACCAAAGTCTAGAAGAGCTGCGCACGGCGATGATGCGACCGCCATGGCTTTTGCAGCCACTGGAGCTATGGAGCGCCTATCGCAGGCTTCAGGGGGATAGGGTGCGCGGCAATCCAGCCAAGGCGTTGACCGACATCGTCGCACTCGTGCGCTTCGCCATCGGCGGGGTGGAAACGCTCGCGCCCTTGTCGGCCAACATGGCGCGAGACTTCGAGCTGTGGCTCGGGCGCGAGAAGAAGGCTGGACGGGCATACAATCAAACGCAACTCGGTTGGTTGGAGGCGATCCGAGATCACCTTGCCGCAAATATTGAGCTGCCGTTGCGCGACTTGCAGGAGCTGCCCCAATTTGAGCGCCGGGGCGGCATCATTGCCGCGCGCGCGGCATTCCCAGGACGACTGGATTTGGTGATAGATGAACTGACGACGGCACTGGTGGCGTAA
- a CDS encoding class I SAM-dependent DNA methyltransferase, with product MNEQALVAKVWNYAHVLREEGVSYGDYLGQISFLLFLKMDEERTAALNEPSAIPADCRWETLRGLSGAKLETHYKEVLAKLSKRDDIVGTLFLKAESKIADPARLQRLVALIDAETWMGLNVDVKGTIYEGLLERNAGEVRSGAGQYFTPRPLIDAIVEVMDPQPSETVHDPAAGTGGFLLSAYDHMRQQPAATDRAVARRLRETKLSGNDIVPEVVRLCAMNLYLHGIGGDQSPVRHADALTADDGGRYDVILSNPPFGKRQSFKFVNAEGAIETEQQTYVREDFTVTTGNKQLNFLQHIMTITKSAAAVVLPDNVLFEGGAGETLRRKLLRDFNFHTLLRLPTGIFYSQGVKANVLFFDAAPASERVETEALWVYDLRTNKRFTLRERPLKRADLDDFVACYGQQHQRHRRTESERFRRFPYEELAKRDKLNLDIFWLKDASATDPNSLPPPDEVAAEIVASLELALDKFRSVAARLVPSLSDPATPK from the coding sequence GTGAACGAGCAGGCGCTCGTCGCAAAGGTCTGGAATTACGCCCATGTCCTTCGCGAAGAAGGCGTCTCCTATGGCGACTATCTCGGCCAAATTAGCTTCCTCCTGTTCCTCAAGATGGACGAGGAGCGCACCGCGGCGCTGAACGAGCCCTCGGCCATTCCCGCCGATTGCCGGTGGGAGACGCTGCGCGGGCTGTCCGGCGCCAAGTTGGAGACGCACTACAAGGAGGTGCTGGCGAAGCTCTCGAAGCGTGACGACATTGTCGGCACCCTCTTCCTCAAGGCCGAGAGCAAGATCGCCGATCCGGCGCGGCTCCAGCGACTCGTTGCCCTGATCGACGCCGAGACCTGGATGGGGCTCAACGTCGATGTGAAGGGCACGATCTATGAGGGGCTGCTAGAGCGCAACGCCGGCGAGGTGCGCTCGGGGGCGGGCCAATATTTCACGCCCAGACCGCTGATCGACGCGATCGTCGAAGTCATGGACCCGCAGCCTAGCGAGACAGTCCATGACCCCGCGGCAGGGACGGGCGGCTTCCTACTCTCGGCCTATGACCACATGCGCCAGCAGCCCGCCGCGACCGATCGTGCGGTCGCCCGGCGGCTGCGCGAGACCAAGCTGTCGGGCAACGACATTGTGCCCGAGGTGGTGCGGCTCTGTGCGATGAACCTTTACCTGCATGGCATTGGCGGCGATCAATCTCCCGTGCGCCATGCCGACGCGCTCACCGCCGATGACGGCGGCCGCTACGACGTGATCCTGTCCAACCCGCCGTTCGGCAAGCGTCAGTCATTCAAGTTCGTGAACGCAGAAGGGGCGATTGAAACCGAGCAGCAGACCTATGTCCGCGAGGACTTCACCGTCACTACGGGAAACAAGCAGCTCAACTTTCTCCAGCACATCATGACGATCACAAAGTCGGCCGCTGCCGTTGTGCTGCCCGATAACGTGCTATTCGAGGGCGGTGCGGGCGAGACGCTGCGCCGCAAGTTGCTACGCGACTTCAATTTCCACACCCTGCTGCGTTTGCCCACGGGTATCTTTTACAGCCAAGGCGTGAAGGCGAACGTGCTGTTCTTCGACGCCGCACCAGCGAGCGAGCGGGTCGAGACGGAAGCACTCTGGGTGTATGACCTGCGCACCAACAAGCGCTTCACCCTGCGCGAGCGCCCGTTGAAGCGCGCCGACCTAGATGACTTCGTCGCCTGCTACGGGCAGCAGCATCAACGTCATCGCCGCACGGAGAGCGAGCGCTTCCGTCGGTTCCCGTATGAGGAGCTGGCTAAGCGCGACAAGCTGAACCTCGACATTTTCTGGCTCAAGGATGCGAGCGCCACTGACCCCAACAGCCTGCCCCCACCGGATGAGGTCGCTGCGGAGATCGTTGCCAGCCTTGAGCTTGCCCTCGACAAGTTCCGCAGCGTTGCCGCGCGTTTGGTCCCTTCGCTCAGCGACCCTGCTACGCCGAAATGA
- a CDS encoding restriction endonuclease subunit S produces the protein MSFVDDLAALVAASTNPLVYGRPDWPRRKLGEVARIVNGYPFQSSAFNSERGHPLARIRDVLRGWTETFFDGPHLAEASIHDGDLLIGMDGDFNVGCWHGGPALLNQRVCKVVADPALLDARFLFYVLPAYLKLINDNTPSTTVKHLSSRTLASVPLPLPPLDTQRRIVARVDELFSDLDDGEEELARARADLSTYRKSLLKAAVTGDFTADWRAANLPAEHGTDLLTRILADRKARWTADQRNTGRRHAEPAAPDMDANAHLPHGWAWAGIEQLTTGGIRNGLSLKESSEPTEVKGLRLDALQPRGVDWERTRYLPISIARAAPYRLRSGDLLISRANGSPDLVGRCSLVTDSRDDTIFPDTAIRYPLWGEEVIHRWVSMAWSAPQTRARMLASAKTTAGILKISQGDIATVPLPLPPLAELREIVRRYDATLAETEAGWLEMRTLASASATLRQTILAAAFRGDLI, from the coding sequence ATGAGCTTCGTCGATGACCTTGCCGCCCTTGTGGCGGCGAGCACTAACCCGCTTGTTTATGGCCGACCCGATTGGCCGCGGCGCAAATTGGGTGAGGTCGCCCGCATCGTAAACGGCTATCCATTCCAATCTTCGGCCTTCAACAGTGAGCGTGGTCATCCGCTCGCCCGCATTCGGGACGTGCTTCGAGGATGGACCGAGACCTTTTTCGACGGGCCGCATCTCGCAGAAGCTTCAATTCACGATGGCGACCTGCTGATCGGGATGGATGGCGACTTCAATGTAGGGTGTTGGCATGGTGGGCCTGCCCTGCTCAATCAGCGAGTTTGCAAGGTAGTCGCAGATCCGGCGCTGCTGGATGCGCGCTTTCTGTTTTACGTGCTTCCAGCCTACTTGAAGCTCATCAATGACAACACGCCGTCCACGACGGTCAAACACTTGTCATCTCGAACACTCGCGAGTGTGCCGCTACCGTTACCGCCGCTCGACACCCAGCGTCGCATCGTCGCGCGGGTCGACGAGCTGTTCTCAGACTTGGACGACGGCGAAGAGGAACTGGCGCGGGCGCGCGCGGACCTCTCCACCTATCGCAAGTCCCTGCTCAAGGCCGCTGTCACCGGCGACTTTACCGCCGACTGGCGCGCGGCAAACCTGCCCGCCGAACACGGCACCGACCTGCTCACCCGCATACTCGCTGACCGCAAGGCGCGCTGGACCGCTGACCAGCGCAATACTGGTAGGCGGCACGCAGAGCCCGCTGCTCCAGATATGGACGCAAACGCCCATCTTCCGCATGGTTGGGCTTGGGCCGGTATAGAGCAACTCACCACCGGTGGCATCCGCAACGGCCTTTCGCTCAAGGAATCAAGCGAGCCTACCGAGGTCAAGGGTTTGCGACTCGACGCTCTCCAACCCAGAGGCGTCGATTGGGAGCGCACGCGATACCTGCCAATCTCCATCGCGCGAGCTGCTCCCTACCGCCTGCGGTCCGGCGACCTGCTGATTAGCCGTGCGAACGGGTCTCCCGATCTAGTGGGGCGGTGCTCGCTGGTGACGGACAGTCGTGACGACACGATCTTCCCCGATACAGCGATTCGGTATCCTCTCTGGGGAGAAGAGGTGATTCACCGATGGGTCAGTATGGCGTGGTCTGCACCGCAGACCCGCGCTCGCATGCTCGCGAGCGCGAAGACAACTGCTGGCATCCTCAAGATCTCTCAAGGAGACATCGCGACGGTTCCGCTACCCTTGCCACCGCTTGCCGAACTCCGAGAGATCGTGCGTCGATATGATGCAACGCTTGCGGAAACCGAGGCGGGCTGGCTGGAAATGCGGACCTTGGCGTCGGCTTCGGCTACTCTTCGCCAAACCATCCTTGCCGCTGCCTTCCGCGGAGACCTGATATGA